Proteins found in one Oncorhynchus mykiss isolate Arlee chromosome 3, USDA_OmykA_1.1, whole genome shotgun sequence genomic segment:
- the LOC110509608 gene encoding cell division control protein 42 homolog, which yields MQTIKCVVVGDGAVGKTCLLISYTTNKFPSEYVPTVFDNYAVTVMIGGEPYTLGLFDTAGQEDYDRLRPLSYPQTDVFLVCFSCVSPSSFENVREKWVPEISHHCPRTPFLLVGTQVDLRDDSNTVEKLAKNKQRPLSPESGDKLARDLRAVKYVECSALTQRGLKNVFDEAILAALEPPETKPKKRCVLL from the exons ATGCAGACAATAAAGTGTGTAGTGGTGGGGGACGGAGCTGTAGGAAAGACCTGTCTACTTATCTCCTACACAACCAACAAGTTCCCCTCAGAATACGTGCCTACG GTGTTTGATAATTATGCAGTGACGGTGATGATCGGAGGGGAACCCTACACACTTGGGCTTTTTGACACAGCAG GTCAGGAGGATTACGATAGGCTGCGACCTCTCAGCTACCCGCAGACGGATGTCTTCCTCGTCTGTTTCTCCTGCGTCTCACCCTCATCCTTTGAGAATGTCCGAGAGAAG TGGGTTCCAGAGATCTCCCATCACTGTCCTCGTACACCCTTCCTGTTGGTGGGCACCCAGGTGGATCTGAGGGACGACAGCAACACTGTGGAGAAGCTGGCCAAGAACAAACAGCGGCCCCTGTCCCCTGAGAGCGGAGACAAGCTGGCCCGGGACCTCCGGGCCGTCAAATATGTGGAGTGCTCCGCCCTCACGCAG agggggCTGAAGAACGTGTTTGACGAGGCCATCCTGGCAGCTTTGGAACCTCCTGAGACTAAACCCAAGAAACGCTGTGTCCTgttataa